In Arthrobacter sp. CDRTa11, one DNA window encodes the following:
- a CDS encoding amidohydrolase, translated as MNPDLIILAGTIHTMETSSEASPAGTLPQAVAVKDGVIAAVGTREEAESWRAAEVLDFGSAVLTPGLVDCHIHPVLGLELTRGCDLSGAVNLDDVQTKLLAEAEATPPGEWVRGWGLDPNLFGSAAAHRGLIDDVVAGRPCLVRLFDGHSALANTRALEIAGVTGPRSFDQAAEVVCDAGGAPTGLLLEAAAVELVARVMPAESFAARKDRLAGLFQQFSRSGLTGAHVMDCGEGSLELYRALEGDGGLPLRLRISPWCMPGSSRTEWLGLAEQVGTLAGRRWEVAGIKLFVDGTVDNGTAWLFEPDVYGESVRPFWPRPEEYAQAVRFFAGRGIPTATHAIGDAGVAAVLDAFEALPPGTPQAVHRIEHLETVPDALVDRFSRSGLVASMQPSHCTHYSRADQTDNWSIRLGAERANRAWRCGDLRAAGATLALGSDWPIAPFEPLPILADAQLRRRSGHPHDEPILPGQALTALQALEGYTSHAARAAGEWEVSGSITVGKRADFTVFETDPLLAAPDELAATRAVATVVDGAVQYLAVGSAR; from the coding sequence ATGAATCCTGATCTCATCATCCTTGCCGGCACCATCCATACGATGGAAACCAGCTCCGAGGCCAGCCCGGCCGGAACCCTGCCCCAGGCCGTCGCAGTTAAGGACGGGGTGATTGCCGCCGTCGGAACACGGGAGGAGGCCGAAAGCTGGCGGGCCGCGGAGGTTCTCGACTTTGGCTCTGCCGTCCTGACGCCCGGCCTGGTGGACTGCCATATCCACCCTGTCCTGGGGCTCGAACTCACCCGTGGCTGCGACCTGTCCGGCGCTGTCAACCTCGACGATGTTCAGACCAAATTGCTGGCTGAAGCTGAAGCGACCCCACCCGGCGAGTGGGTCAGGGGCTGGGGCCTGGACCCCAATCTGTTCGGCTCGGCTGCTGCACACCGTGGGCTGATTGACGACGTCGTCGCCGGGCGGCCGTGCCTTGTCCGGCTGTTCGACGGGCATTCGGCGCTGGCAAACACCCGTGCTCTCGAAATAGCGGGCGTCACCGGCCCCCGTTCCTTTGACCAGGCCGCCGAGGTGGTCTGCGATGCCGGTGGGGCACCCACCGGGCTGCTGCTGGAGGCAGCCGCCGTCGAACTGGTTGCGCGGGTGATGCCCGCCGAGTCCTTCGCCGCGCGGAAGGATCGGCTGGCAGGACTCTTCCAACAGTTTTCCAGGTCAGGGCTCACGGGCGCCCACGTTATGGACTGCGGGGAGGGCTCCCTGGAGCTCTACCGGGCTCTCGAAGGCGACGGCGGGCTTCCGCTGCGCCTGCGGATCTCGCCGTGGTGCATGCCGGGAAGCAGCCGGACGGAGTGGCTCGGGCTCGCTGAGCAGGTGGGAACCCTGGCAGGACGGCGCTGGGAGGTGGCCGGCATCAAACTGTTCGTTGACGGCACGGTGGACAACGGAACCGCCTGGCTGTTTGAACCTGACGTGTACGGGGAGTCGGTCCGCCCGTTCTGGCCCCGGCCGGAGGAATACGCCCAGGCCGTGCGGTTCTTTGCCGGCCGGGGCATTCCCACCGCCACCCATGCGATCGGTGACGCCGGGGTGGCCGCCGTGCTGGACGCCTTCGAGGCGCTGCCGCCGGGTACTCCTCAGGCGGTTCATCGGATCGAGCATCTGGAAACGGTGCCGGACGCCCTGGTGGACAGGTTTTCCCGCTCAGGCCTGGTGGCAAGCATGCAGCCTTCCCACTGCACGCATTACTCCCGCGCTGACCAGACTGACAACTGGTCCATTCGGCTTGGCGCGGAGAGGGCCAACCGCGCCTGGCGGTGCGGGGACCTTCGCGCTGCCGGAGCCACCCTTGCCCTCGGCTCGGACTGGCCGATCGCCCCGTTCGAACCCCTGCCCATTCTGGCCGACGCGCAATTGCGCCGGCGGTCCGGCCACCCTCACGATGAGCCGATCCTGCCGGGCCAGGCCCTCACGGCCCTGCAGGCCCTGGAAGGATATACGTCCCATGCGGCCCGCGCGGCAGGGGAATGGGAAGTCTCGGGTTCCATTACGGTAGGCAAGCGCGCGGATTTCACGGTGTTTGAAACCGATCCGCTTCTGGCGGCTCCGGATGAGCTGGCAGCCACCAGGGCAGTGGCCACCGTTGTGGACGGCGCGGTACAGTACCTGGCGGTAGGGTCCGCCAGGTAG
- a CDS encoding transferase translates to MSRKFESVEDDAGKVTRYLRHPNGGGFVGPGADVAESARIGSMTYVEPGAQVGPGARVGRGSWIDREAKVGDRTVIGDGVYVGHGSVIGSRVHIGSHSRIGAGALIGHGSHVHADTTVPERGRVVAEASRRRRAPAGKRPPRRPDHGLAA, encoded by the coding sequence ATGAGCAGGAAGTTCGAATCTGTAGAAGACGATGCCGGCAAGGTCACCCGCTACCTGCGGCACCCCAACGGAGGGGGCTTCGTTGGGCCAGGGGCCGATGTCGCTGAAAGTGCGCGCATTGGTTCAATGACCTATGTGGAACCAGGCGCGCAGGTGGGTCCCGGTGCACGCGTAGGGCGTGGAAGCTGGATCGACCGCGAGGCGAAAGTCGGGGACCGCACGGTCATCGGCGACGGCGTGTACGTAGGCCACGGATCGGTCATCGGCAGCCGGGTTCATATCGGAAGCCATTCACGGATCGGAGCCGGTGCCCTGATTGGCCACGGGTCCCACGTGCATGCCGATACCACAGTGCCCGAGCGGGGACGCGTGGTGGCAGAGGCAAGCCGGCGGCGCCGCGCCCCGGCCGGGAAGCGCCCGCCCCGCAGGCCGGACCACGGCCTGGCAGCCTAG
- a CDS encoding MepB family protein, which yields MLLPPDLALTLAEYTALGLACSEPTAEPESVDYGAHTFSVHGQRAVSRSARTTPKKIGQFVTLWQRSEAGTGPIRPFDASDGIDFFVVSTRGGGEPTELGQFVFPLAALTARGVVSRDFDGGKRAMRVYPPWSHPTSRTAMATQGWQLEHYFPIPDPLQGVSGVLSSAF from the coding sequence ATGCTGCTGCCCCCGGACCTGGCCCTGACCCTCGCCGAATATACTGCTTTGGGCCTGGCCTGTTCAGAACCTACTGCAGAGCCGGAAAGCGTTGATTACGGGGCGCACACGTTCTCCGTCCATGGTCAAAGGGCCGTCTCCCGCTCTGCCAGGACAACTCCCAAAAAGATAGGCCAGTTCGTCACGCTCTGGCAGCGCTCTGAAGCCGGCACCGGGCCCATCCGTCCCTTCGATGCCTCGGACGGCATTGACTTCTTTGTGGTCAGCACCCGCGGTGGCGGGGAACCCACGGAACTCGGGCAATTCGTGTTTCCCCTGGCTGCCCTGACCGCGCGGGGTGTTGTGTCGAGGGATTTCGACGGCGGCAAACGTGCCATGCGTGTCTACCCGCCGTGGTCCCACCCCACCAGCCGTACGGCCATGGCCACGCAGGGCTGGCAGCTGGAGCACTATTTCCCCATTCCGGACCCCCTCCAGGGAGTGTCGGGAGTGTTATCCTCCGCGTTCTGA